In Geitlerinema sp. PCC 9228, the DNA window TGGACGGCTTCGCTACCTTGGAGAGATTGCAAGCCGACAGCAATACCCAGTCGATTCCAGTAATTTTTCTCACGGCGAAGGTATCCAGCGTTGAAGCGAATGCCACCAAAGAACTAGTGATTTGCGGCTCTATTGTCAAACCGTTCGACCCCTTAATTTTAGGAGAGCAAATCCGCACCATTCTAGCTCCCCCATCGTAGCTATTTGTAGCCAATTGGGCGTTTTTTTGTATCCA includes these proteins:
- a CDS encoding response regulator, with protein sequence MKILIIDDDEDIREVAQLTLELQEGWTVLTAGSGETGITIAKQEQPDAILLDVMMPQMDGFATLERLQADSNTQSIPVIFLTAKVSSVEANATKELVICGSIVKPFDPLILGEQIRTILAPPS